One genomic segment of Coffea arabica cultivar ET-39 chromosome 6e, Coffea Arabica ET-39 HiFi, whole genome shotgun sequence includes these proteins:
- the LOC113694975 gene encoding presenilin-like protein At1g08700, whose translation MEDGGGGSILESIGSEIIGVMSPVSICMFLVVLLVYSLTNTSASSAVRTAANLVYLESPTDTPAEKLEGALLNALVFVILIAFVTFVLVLLYYYRCTSFLKHYTRFSAFFVLSFMGGPIFLTIIQHFNIPVDSVTCFILLFNFSILGVLSVFSNGVPILIRQSYMVALGIVVAAWFTRLPEWTTWVLLVALALYDLVAVLAPGGPLKILVELASRRQEELPALVYEARPTTNANISGSRGGSTLAGLLVAGMSQNDGSDHGVELQAVSASPRTNIGNYENEIASESGHMVINMDNDDEEEVEVVREDQEETSPLMAGNSRERSRSPMMYESTDNSSRRLNEVAVAEMMRPRRERDGDEMIEVMNGRGIKLGLGDFVFYSVLVGRAAMYDLMTVYACYLAIISGLGCTLILLAVCRHALPALPISIALGVIFYFLTRLLMEPFVVGTSSNLMMF comes from the coding sequence ATGGAAGACGGCGGCGGCGGCAGCATACTAGAATCAATCGGCTCGGAAATAATCGGAGTAATGTCTCCAGTGTCAATCTGCATGTTCTTAGTAGTTCTGCTAGTCTACTCCCTCACCAACACCTCCGCCTCCTCCGCCGTCCGTACGGCCGCCAATCTCGTCTACCTCGAGTCCCCCACCGATACCCCTGCTGAGAAACTCGAAGGTGCACTCTTGAACGCTCTCGTTTTTGTGATCCTCATTGCCTTTGTCACTTTCGTCTTAGTCCTTCTCTACTACTACCGTTGCACAAGTTTTCTCAAGCACTATACTCGCTTCTCCGCCTTCTTTGTCCTCTCCTTTATGGGTGGGCCTATATTTCTCACTATCATTCAACATTTCAACATCCCAGTCGATTCAGTAACTTGCTTTATACTACTTTTCAATTTCTCAATTCTTGGGGTTTTGTCGGTTTTTTCAAATGGGGTCCCGATCTTAATTAGGCAGTCTTACATGGTTGCTTTGGGAATTGTTGTGGCTGCTTGGTTTACGAGATTGCCCGAGTGGACTACTTGGGTTTTACTGGTGGCACTGGCATTGTATGACTTGGTTGCAGTTTTGGCGCCCGGTGGgcctttgaaaattttggttgaattggcgTCTAGACGGCAGGAGGAGCTCCCAGCTTTGGTTTATGAGGCTAGGCCTACAACTAATGCTAACATTTCGGGGTCTCGAGGAGGATCTACTTTGGCTGGCCTTCTTGTTGCTGGGATGTCGCAGAATGATGGTAGTGATCATGGAGTTGAGCTTCAGGCTGTGTCAGCATCACCAAGAACGAATATTGGGAATTATGAGAATGAGATTGCGAGTGAGAGTGGGCATATGGTTATAAATATGGACAatgatgatgaggaggaggtTGAAGTTGTGAGAGAAGATCAAGAGGAGACTTCGCCCTTGATGGCTGGTAATTCAAGGGAAAGGTCGAGATCTCCAATGATGTATGAGAGTACTGATAACAGTAGTAGGCGATTGAATGAAGTAGCAGTTGCAGAAATGATGAGACCGCGTAGGGAAAGAGATGGTGATGAGATGATTGAGGTAATGAATGGTAGGGGAATTAAGCTTGGGTTAGGGGACTTTGTGTTCTACAGTGTATTGGTAGGAAGGGCAGCCATGTATGATCTGATGACAGTTTATGCTTGTTATCTCGCTATTATATCAGGACTTGGCTGCACATTGATATTGTTGGCTGTTTGTCGTCATGCTTTGCCAGCGCTTCCAATTTCGATTGCTTTGGGGGTCATATTTTACTTTTTGACGCGGTTGTTAATGGAGCCCTTTGTAGTTGGGACTTCATCAAATCTGATGATGTTCTGA